The Pseudomonas sp. KU26590 genomic sequence CGACACCTACGGCCTGGCTGACGAAAGCGACCTGACCCTGATCGGTTATGTGGCGTTTCTCGATCCACCGAAGGAAAGCACGGCGCCGGCCCTTAAAGCGCTGGCCGAGCATGGCGTGGCGGTAAAAGTGCTGACCGGCGACAACGAGCGCGTCACCGCGAAGATCTGCCGCGAAGTCGGGCTGGAGCGCCAAGGCCTGCTGCTGGGCGGAGATATCGAGCGCATGAGCGACGCTGAGCTGGCGGTCGCGGTCGAGACCACCAACGTGTTCGCCAAGCTGACGCCTTCCCACAAGGAGCGCATCGTGCGGCTGCTCAAGGCCAACGGGCACGTGGTGGGTTTCATGGGCGACGGCATCAACGACGCGCCTGCGCTGCGCACCGCCGACATCGGTATTTCCGTGGACACCGCGGTGGACATCGCCAAGGAAGCGGCCGACATCATTCTGCTGGAGAAGAGCCTGATGGTGCTGGAGGAGGGCGTGCTGGAAGGGCGCCGGACCTTCGCCAACATGCTCAAGTACATCAAGATGACGGCCAGTTCCAACTTCGGCAACGTGTTCTCGGTGCTGGTGGCCAGTGCGTTCATCCCGTTTCTGCCGATGCTGCCCATGCACCTGCTGGTGCAGAACCTGCTGTATGACATTTCCCAGATCGCCATCCCGTTCGATAACGTCGATGAGGAACTGCTGAAAAAGCCTCAGCGCTGGCAGCCTGCGGATGTAGGGCGCTTCATGCTGTTTTTCGGGCCGATCAGCTCGATCTTCGACATCACCACGTTTGCGGTCATGTGGTACGTGTTCGGCGCCAACACGCCTGAGCATCAGACGCTGTTTCAGTCGGGGTGGTTTGTCGTGGGGCTGCTGACGCAGACACTGATCGTGCACATGATCCGCACGCCAAAAATCCCGTTCCTGCAAAGCCGCGCAGCGATGCCGTTGATGGTGATGACCGGGGTGATCATGGCCGTGGGCATTTTCCTGCCGATGGGCCCGCTGGCGCACTACTTCAAACTGCAGGCGCTGCCGCCGCTGTACTTCGCCATCCTGCCGGTGATCCTCATCGCCTATGTGGCGCTGACTCAGGCGGTGAAGGGGTTCTATGTGCGCAAGTTTGGCTGGCAGTGAAGGTCAGATGACACTTGTGGGACCGGCTTTAGCCGGGAAGGCGTCGGGCGTCACACCGCCAAATTCAGGGTGTTCGAACCGGCCTCTTCCCGGCTGAAGCCGGTCCCACTGACTGATCGCGTGCTTTTAGTAGGACCGGCTTTAGCCGGGAAGGCGTCGGGCGTCACACCGCAAAATTCAGGGTGTTCGAACCGGCCTCTTCCCGGCTGAAGCCGGTCCCACTGACTGATCGCGTGCTTTTAGTAGGACCGGCTTTAGCCGGAAAGGCGTCGGGCGTCACACCGTAAAATTCAGGGTGTTCGAACCGGCCTCTTCCCGGCTGAAGCCGGTCCCACTGACTGACCGCGTGCATTTAGTGGGACTGGCTTTAGCCGGAAAGGCGTCGGGCGTCACACCGTAAAATTCAGGGTGTTCGAACCGGCCTCTTCCCGGCTGAAGCCGGTCCCACTGACTGACCGCGTGCATTTAGTGGGACTGGCTTTAGCCGGGAAGGCGTCGGGCGTCACACCGTAAAATTCAGGGTGTTCACGCCGGCCTCTTCGCGGGCAAGCGCGCTCCTACAAGAGCCTTTGCTTTTAGCGCGCCAACGCCAGCGCCACGCCTTGTCCGCCACCAATGCATAGCGTCGCCAGGCCTTTTTTCGCATCGCGTTTGATCATTTCGTGGAGCAGGGTCACCAGCACCCGGCAGCCCGACGCGCCGATCGGGTGGCCGATGGCGATAGCGCCGCCGTTGACGTTGACCTTGTCCATGTCCCAGCCCAGCTCCTTGCCAACCGACAAGGACTGCGCGGCGAAGGCTTCGTTGGCTTCGATCAGATCCAGTTCATCCAGCGACCAACCCGCCTTGTCCAGGCAGCGGCGGGTGGCGCTCACCGGGCCGATGCCCATGATCGCCGGGTCAACGCCGGCATTCGCGTAAGCGGCAATCCGCGCCAGCACCGGCAAGCCCAGTTCTTCCGCTTTTCGGGCACTCATCAGAATGACCGCCGCCGCACCGTCGTTCAGCGACGACGCATTGCCTGCCGTGACCGAACCGTCCTTTTTGAAGGCGGGCTTGAGCTTGCCCAGTAACTCGACAGTGGTAGCCGCGCGAGGCTGCTCGTCGGTGCTGAAAGACAGCGGGTCGCCTTTGCGTTGAGGGATCAGGATCGGGGTGATTTCATCCACGAAGCGCCCGGCCTCAATGGCGGCAGTCGCTTTCTGTTGCGACGCCGCAGCAAACGCATCCTGCGCCTCACGGCTGATGTCGTATTGATCGGCCAGGTTCTCGGCAGTGATGCCCATGTGGTAATCGTTGAACGCATCCCACAGGCCGTCGCTGATCATCGTGTCGACCATCGTCGCGTGGCCCATGCGCAGACCGGTTCGCGCGCCCGGCATCACATAGTTGGACAGGCTCATGTTTTCCTGGCCGCCGGCGATGATCACCTCCGCGTCGCCGCAGCGAATCGCCTGCGTGCCCAGATGCAGCGCCTTGAGGCCCGAGCCGCAGACCTTGTTCAGCGTCATGGCCGGCACTGTGAACGGCAAGCCTGCCTTGATCGCGGCCTGACGTGCAGGATTCTGCCCGGCACCCGCCGTCAGCACCTGACCCATGATCACCTCATCGACCTGCGCGCCGTCCAGACCGGTCTGCGCCAGCAGTTGGCGGATGACGGCAGCACCGAGATCCACCGCGGGAACATTCGCCAGCGAACCCTGGAAACTGCCCACAGCCGTGCGGGTAGCGGCAACGATTACGACGTCTTGCATGGTGCGAATCCTCAGTGGTGTGCGACGCGGCGCCGGCCCGGGCGTGAATAGATGGAGAAGGCAGCACGGGCAGCCGGATCTAGGGGCAGCATGGTTGCATGAATGACGATGATAATTTAAGCCCTTTGTCGCCCGGATTTCGTTGTTACGGCGCTCAAATC encodes the following:
- a CDS encoding acetyl-CoA C-acetyltransferase, with translation MQDVVIVAATRTAVGSFQGSLANVPAVDLGAAVIRQLLAQTGLDGAQVDEVIMGQVLTAGAGQNPARQAAIKAGLPFTVPAMTLNKVCGSGLKALHLGTQAIRCGDAEVIIAGGQENMSLSNYVMPGARTGLRMGHATMVDTMISDGLWDAFNDYHMGITAENLADQYDISREAQDAFAAASQQKATAAIEAGRFVDEITPILIPQRKGDPLSFSTDEQPRAATTVELLGKLKPAFKKDGSVTAGNASSLNDGAAAVILMSARKAEELGLPVLARIAAYANAGVDPAIMGIGPVSATRRCLDKAGWSLDELDLIEANEAFAAQSLSVGKELGWDMDKVNVNGGAIAIGHPIGASGCRVLVTLLHEMIKRDAKKGLATLCIGGGQGVALALAR